TAAAAGCATAGACTTCTCTCCACAAAAAGCAAGATAGGCTTACGAAAAGCCATTTTGCTACCATCCGTTATCTTTACTTTATTAGAATAACTTTTTTAAAAGGATAAAAACATGAAACAGATTTTATCGTTCATGGGCTCCATGAAAACCATGGCAGTTCTGATGTTAATTTTCGCATTTTCTATCGGTTATGCAACGATTATAGAAAATGATTTTGGAACTATGACAGCAAAGGCTGAAATATATAATGCTAAGTGGTTTGAGTTACTGCTTGGCTTACTGGCATTTAATCTTCTGCTCAACATGATTAACTACAGAATGTTTAGTGTTAAAAAAGCACCTATCTTTATTTTTCACTCTGCATTTTTCGTGATCTTGCTTGGTGCTGCGATTACTCGTTTTGTAGGTTTTGAAGGTAGTATGCATATTCGTGAAGGCTTAACTTCAAGCTCAATACTCTCTTCTGAGATCTATTTTGATGTAACTGCACAGCAAGAGAGTACATCTGTTTCATCTACTCAAAAAGTTTATCTCTCAAAAAGAGCAGAGAATCATCTAAACAGCAGTTTAGAAGTTAACGGAAAAAATGTTGACGTAAAACTTGTTGAATATATCCCTGATGCGATCGAGTCTATTGTAGAAGATCCAAACGGCAAGCCTATGTTAAATCTAATGATCACAGGCGGCGGACAAGGGAAAAAAGTTGCCTTAACAGAAGGAAGTTACTACGATGCGGGTAACTTTGTACTTGATTTTACAAGTGGACAAAAGTTTAATAAACCTACAATCGGTATCTTTGTAAAAGATGGTACATTGTATATGAACCATGAGATGAAACTCTCTTACTTTAGAATGGCAGACCGTGCTAAAGGGGAACTCGCTGCAAGCGAGAACGAGATATTCAATCAAAGAGTTCTATACAGTACAGATTTAGGAAGTTTTGTTTTAAGACAGTTCTTACCGAAAGCTATGAAAAAGATTGTAAGTGATCCAAATGCAAAAGCAAAAATGGCAGGACTTGACGTACTCCGTTTTAATGTGAGTGTAGGGGATAAAAATAAAGAGGTTTTACTTTACGGAAGAAAAGGTGTAGAGGGTGTTGTTGAACACGTTAACCTTGAGGGTATAGATGTAAGTCTGCGTTACGGTGCAAAAGAGATCCCTGTACCGTTTAGCATTACACTAAAAGATTTCCAACTTGACAGATACCCTGGCTCAATGTCACCGGCATCGTATGCAAGTGAAGTACAGCTAGTAGATAAGGAAAATGGAGTAGATATGCCGTATAGAATCTATATGAACCATGTTTTAGATTATCAAGGATATAGATTTTTCCAAGCATCTTATGACCGTGATGAAAAAGGAACGGTTTTATCTGTAAATCATGATCCGGGAACACTGCCTACATATATTGGGTACTTTTTACTTGCTCTTGGAATGTTCTGGTCACTTTTCTCTAAACAAAACAGATTTGCAAAACTTGCATCAAAAGCGAAAAAAGCGGCTGAGTGTCAACTGGTTCCGGCATTTATGGCAGGTATGCTGGTATTTGGTTTTGCAACAACTGCAAAAGCAGATGTAGAACCTGCAATCAAGACTATTCTTGCTTTTGACAAGGCACATGCAGATAAGTTTGGAGAGTTGATCGTTCAAGATACACAAGGGCGTATGAAGCCGTTAGATACACTCTCAACAGAGGTTTTAGCAAAGGTTCACAGAAGTGCAACATTAAAAGTAGGGAGTGATACATTAACTGCAAACCAAGTGATTGTAGGGATGATGATCAGACCAGATATTTATAGAGATATAAAACTGATCCGCACAGGTGATCCGAAAGTAAATGAAATTATCGGTGCTGCGTCAAATGCAAAATATGTATCGTTTTCTCAGTTTTTCCATGATGCAGAAAATATGCGCGGATATAAACTTGCTGAAATTGTTGATGAAGCTGCAAGAAAAGCACCTAAAGATAGAAACAAGTTAGATAAAAAAGCATTAGAGATTGATGAGAAAGTAAATGTTGTATATATGGTCTTTACTGGTTCTCTTATTAAAATTTGGCCAAAACCGGATGATGCGAACAATAAATGGCTAGCTACGATCGAAGCGTTAGAGACACTCTCTCCTGAATACGGTTTTATGATCAAAACTTTAGCATTTGATTATTTCACGGCACTTGATCGTTCAACACAAAGCGGTGACTGGAAAGATTCTGATACTGCTTTAAAACATATTGCAGATTTTCAAAAGAAATACGGTGCGGCTGTATATCCGAGTGAGAATAGTGTAAAAGCTGAAGTTTTTTACAACCATGCAAATATCTTTGAGAGATTGTATCCACTTTATCTTGTAATGGGGTTTGTACTTCTAATCCTTAGTTTTATCAAGATTGTTAAACCGACATTTAAAATGGATATTGTTGCAAAAGGTTCTTTATATCTATTAATAGTGTTCTTTATTGCACATACAATAGGTTTAGGACTTCGCTGGTATATCTCAGGACACGCTCCTTGGTCAAACGGATATGAGTCTATGATTTACATCGGTTGGGCTACGGTTCTTGCAGGGTTTATATTCTCTAAGCGTTCACCGATTACACTTGCTTCAACTTCGATACTGACGGGTCTTATCCTTTTTGTAGCGCACTTAAACTGGATGAATCCGCAAGTAACAAACTTGGTACCTGTACTTAACTCTTACTGGTTAAGTATCCACGTATCTATGATTACAGGTTCTTACGGTTTCTTAGGTCTTGGGGCATTGCTTGGGTTTATTACGCTGTTACTCTTTATCTTTAAAACAGAATCGAATGAGAGACAGATATCTCTTTCTATCAAAGAATTAAATGCGATCAATGAGATGAGTTTAATGATCGGTCTTGCGACACTAACTGTTGGAAACTTCCTTGGCGGTGTTTGGGCAAATGAGTCGTGGGGACGTTACTGGGGCTGGGATCCAAAAGAGACTTGGGCACTTGTAACTATTTTAGTATATGCGGTTGTAGTGCACTTAAGATTTATTAAGTCTATCTACAATGAGTTTAACTACAGTGTTATCTCTCTTTTAGCATTTACATCAGTTCTTATGACATATTTCGGAGTAAACTATTACTTAGCGGGTATGCACTCATATGCTAAAGGTGATCCGGTTCCTATTCCTGATTTTGTACCGGTTACGTATGCGATCATCTTTATCGTAATTGCACTTGCGTTTAGAAACAGAAAAGTTGCATAGGAGATTCTTTGGAATTTAATGGCTTTAGCGAAAAGACATTAGAGTTTTTAGAGTCTATTCGACAAAACAATAACAAGGAGTGGTTTGAGGCTCATAAAGATGAGTACACAAACCTCATTCTTGAGCCCTCTCGTGCTTTTGTAGAGGAGATGGGTGAACACCTTATGGCCTTAGAGCCTACAATCAATTTCGCACCCAAAATTAATCAATCCCTTTTTAGAATTTATCGCGATACAAGACGTATGGGAGCAAATAAACTTCCTATTAAACACCGTATCGGTATCATCTTTTGGCAGGGTCGTGCCAAACGCTTACAGAGCTCATCTTTTTATCTCCATTTTTCACCCGATGAACTTTTTGTAGCGGTTGGTGTAAGATGGTTTGAAAAGCCGATGTTAGATGCCTATCGCGAGTACATCAAAGATGATAGTAAAAGAGAAAAATTAGCCGAGATCTTAGAGACAATTACTGCGAAAGGGTACAGTATAATTGAGAAAGGGTACAAACGTTATCCAAGAGGTTTTGATAAAGAGATGGAGAATGTAGAACTCTCTTTATATAAAGGGATGGCAACATATAAAACGCTTAATCCACACTTGATCGAAGATGGTGAGAAATTTATTGATACGCTTTATAAGATTTATGAAGATATGCTTCCTCTACAACAGTTTATGTATGAGGTAAGTTTGCGGGTAAAAGATGAGTAGTGAATTTTTTGATTATTCTCTGCCGGAGTTAGATAGTGAAGATTTTACAACGCTACTTGAACATAAAAATGTTAAAATTAGTCGAATAATTAGTAATACGTTAAAAACTGAACAAAAGTTTTTAAGTGAAAAAGATGAGTGGGTAATTGTTCTGCAAGGGTGTGCAAAGTTAGAGATGAACGGTACTGTTCATAAGCTTACAAAAGGCAGTAGCTTGTTTATCCCTGCAAATACGGAACATAAGCTGCTAAAGACCAAAAAAGTCGTAGTTTG
Above is a window of Sulfurimonas marina DNA encoding:
- the ccsA gene encoding cytochrome c biogenesis protein, which codes for MKQILSFMGSMKTMAVLMLIFAFSIGYATIIENDFGTMTAKAEIYNAKWFELLLGLLAFNLLLNMINYRMFSVKKAPIFIFHSAFFVILLGAAITRFVGFEGSMHIREGLTSSSILSSEIYFDVTAQQESTSVSSTQKVYLSKRAENHLNSSLEVNGKNVDVKLVEYIPDAIESIVEDPNGKPMLNLMITGGGQGKKVALTEGSYYDAGNFVLDFTSGQKFNKPTIGIFVKDGTLYMNHEMKLSYFRMADRAKGELAASENEIFNQRVLYSTDLGSFVLRQFLPKAMKKIVSDPNAKAKMAGLDVLRFNVSVGDKNKEVLLYGRKGVEGVVEHVNLEGIDVSLRYGAKEIPVPFSITLKDFQLDRYPGSMSPASYASEVQLVDKENGVDMPYRIYMNHVLDYQGYRFFQASYDRDEKGTVLSVNHDPGTLPTYIGYFLLALGMFWSLFSKQNRFAKLASKAKKAAECQLVPAFMAGMLVFGFATTAKADVEPAIKTILAFDKAHADKFGELIVQDTQGRMKPLDTLSTEVLAKVHRSATLKVGSDTLTANQVIVGMMIRPDIYRDIKLIRTGDPKVNEIIGAASNAKYVSFSQFFHDAENMRGYKLAEIVDEAARKAPKDRNKLDKKALEIDEKVNVVYMVFTGSLIKIWPKPDDANNKWLATIEALETLSPEYGFMIKTLAFDYFTALDRSTQSGDWKDSDTALKHIADFQKKYGAAVYPSENSVKAEVFYNHANIFERLYPLYLVMGFVLLILSFIKIVKPTFKMDIVAKGSLYLLIVFFIAHTIGLGLRWYISGHAPWSNGYESMIYIGWATVLAGFIFSKRSPITLASTSILTGLILFVAHLNWMNPQVTNLVPVLNSYWLSIHVSMITGSYGFLGLGALLGFITLLLFIFKTESNERQISLSIKELNAINEMSLMIGLATLTVGNFLGGVWANESWGRYWGWDPKETWALVTILVYAVVVHLRFIKSIYNEFNYSVISLLAFTSVLMTYFGVNYYLAGMHSYAKGDPVPIPDFVPVTYAIIFIVIALAFRNRKVA
- a CDS encoding DUF2461 domain-containing protein; its protein translation is MEFNGFSEKTLEFLESIRQNNNKEWFEAHKDEYTNLILEPSRAFVEEMGEHLMALEPTINFAPKINQSLFRIYRDTRRMGANKLPIKHRIGIIFWQGRAKRLQSSSFYLHFSPDELFVAVGVRWFEKPMLDAYREYIKDDSKREKLAEILETITAKGYSIIEKGYKRYPRGFDKEMENVELSLYKGMATYKTLNPHLIEDGEKFIDTLYKIYEDMLPLQQFMYEVSLRVKDE
- a CDS encoding cupin domain-containing protein, producing the protein MSSEFFDYSLPELDSEDFTTLLEHKNVKISRIISNTLKTEQKFLSEKDEWVIVLQGCAKLEMNGTVHKLTKGSSLFIPANTEHKLLKTKKVVVWLAVYID